The following proteins are co-located in the Calliphora vicina chromosome 2, idCalVici1.1, whole genome shotgun sequence genome:
- the LOC135950900 gene encoding CLIP domain-containing serine protease B4 translates to MWHLWQIFTFLIIGLLADVGNCEYGEFEKLVVSGTYVKPPTAAPQGRSYGQRSYYDANTECTVGTECTPLHDCTAMIYEVAKMCYYGDKSLFCGGGEEMPYVCCPSSPLEKNQVCGKSLVQGHFYRGLGTYPFVARIGFKHINTGAFAYPCAGSVIARRVILTAAHCALAKADGHRLSSVRVGEYDTSSDPDCASTGFCAPRSVNHAISHVIVHPDYKQGQYHHDIALLVLKTPLNYSVATQPICLQKSRTNLVVGKRATIAGWGKMSTSSSRQPEMSYLDVPLTSWDLCLRNYASTGALESPNSIEGQWMCAGGEGKDVCQGFGGAPLFIQENGIFSQIGIMSFGSDNCGGLRIPSVYTSVAHFAEWIHDNTPPE, encoded by the exons ATGTGGCATTTATGGCAAATTTTCACTTTTCTCATAATTGGATTATTAGCTGATGTGGGAAATTGTGAATATGGTGAATTTG AAAAACTAGTTGTTTCTGGCACTTATGTCAAGCCACCAACTGCAGCACCTCAAGGTCGTTCCTATGGCCAAAGATCTTATTATGATGCCAATACAGAATGTACAGTGGGTACTGAATGTACGCCCCTGCACGACTGTACGGCCATGATTTACGAAGTCGCAAAAATGTGTTATTATGGTGATAAATCGCTGTTTTGCGGAGGTGGCGAAGAAATGCCCTATGTATGTTGTCCCAGTAGTCCGTTGGAGAAAAATCAAGTTTGTGGTAAATCTTTGGTGCAGGGCCACTTCTATCGTGGTTTGGGAACATATCCATTTGTGGCGAGAATTGGATTTAAAC ATATTAATACCGGAGCCTTTGCTTATCCCTGTGCTGGTTCAGTTATAGCCAGGAGAGTCATATTGACAGCAGCTCATTGTGCTTTGGCCAAAGCAGATGGTCATAGATT ATCATCCGTTCGCGTTGGCGAATATGACACCTCCTCCGATCCAGACTGTGCCAGCACCGGCTTTTGTGCCCCTCGCTCGGTCAATCATGCCATAAGTCATGTCATTGTTCATCCCGATTATAAACAGGGTCAATACCATCACGATATTGCTTTGTTGGTTTTGAAAACACCTCTCAATTATTCTG TGGCTACGCAACCAATCTGTTTGCAAAAGTCTCGTACAAATTTGGTGGTGGGCAAACGTGCCACCATAGCTGGCTGGGGAAAAATGTCCACATCGAGTAGCCGTCAACCGGAAATGTCTTATTTGGATGTTCCATTGACCAGCTGGGATTTGTGTTTGCGTAATTATGCCTCAACTGGAGCCTTGGAGTCGCCTAACTCTATAGAGGGCCAATGGATGTGTGCTGGTGGTGAGGGCAAGGATGTGTGTCAGGGTTTTGGAGGGGCACCGCTGTTTATACAGGAGAATGGTATATTTTCACAG ATTGGCATTATGTCTTTCGGATCTGACAATTGTGGGGGCTTACGCATACCCAGCGTTTATACTTCGGTGGCTCATTTTGCCGAATGGATACATGATAATACACCACCCGAATAA